One Trachemys scripta elegans isolate TJP31775 chromosome 4, CAS_Tse_1.0, whole genome shotgun sequence genomic region harbors:
- the SLC25A47 gene encoding solute carrier family 25 member 47 isoform X1, which yields MDFIAGAIGGGLSVAVGYPLDTVKVRIQTERSYNGIWHCIRETYKAEKAWGFYKGMSLSVSTVSLVSSFSFGAYRNFLYNICRLRYGTSDVKPSKVDISVAGCATGAVRVVLISPTETAKVRMQTQKQSHYSVTASHLSKPKYQGPVHCLRMIAKEEGFGGLYKGCSALLCRDCHSFATYFLTYNILCDWFTPAGKNKPDILTVLISGGSAGVFGWAVATPMDVIKSRLQVDNLGQRKYRGLIHCIRVSVKEEGIRVLFKGLGLNCIRAFPVNMVVFVTYEGVMRLAEHLMK from the exons ATGGATTTCATTGCTGGAGCCATTGGag GTGGCTTAAGTGTTGCTGTGGGTTATCCACTGGATACAGTAAAG GTGAGAATTCAGACGGAGAGGAGCTATAATGGAATTTGGCACTGCATTCGAGAAACATACAAAGCAGAGAAA GCATGGGGATTTTACAAAGGCATGTCACTGTCAGTCTCCACAGTGTCGcttgtttcttctttttcatttGGGGCATACAGAAACTTCCTTTATAACATCTGCAGATTAAGATATGGCACTTCAGACGTGAAGCCATCAAAGGTGGATATTTCTGTTGCTGGATGTGCTACTGGTGCTGTTCGG GTGGTGCTAATATCGCCTACTGAAACAGCTAAAGTTCGAATGCAAACACAGAAGCAATCACATTACTCAGTTACAGCATCTCACCTCTCCAAGCCAAAGTATCAAGGACCTGTGCATTGTCTGAGGATGATAGCAAAGGAGGAAGGTTTTGGGGGTCTATACAAAGGTTGTTCTGCATTACTGTGCAGGGACTGCCACTCATTTGCAACATATTTCCTAACCTATAATATCCTGTGTGATTGGTTTACTCCCGCTGGAAAAAATAAACCAG ACATACTGACTGTGCTTATTTCTGGTGGCTCTGCTGGAGTGTTTGGGTGGGCCGTAGCTACTCCTATGGATGTAATTAAATCACGGCTGCAAGTAGATAACTTGGGCCAGCGCAAGTACAGAGGACTCATACACTGCATCCGAGTCAGCGTGAAAGAAGAAGGAATAAGAGTTCTTTTCAAAGGACTTGGATTAAACTGCATTCGTGCTTTTCCAGTGAACATGGTGGTGTTTGTAACATACGAAGGTGTAATGAGACTTGCAGAACATCTTATGAAGTAA
- the SLC25A47 gene encoding solute carrier family 25 member 47 isoform X2, translated as MSLSVSTVSLVSSFSFGAYRNFLYNICRLRYGTSDVKPSKVDISVAGCATGAVRVVLISPTETAKVRMQTQKQSHYSVTASHLSKPKYQGPVHCLRMIAKEEGFGGLYKGCSALLCRDCHSFATYFLTYNILCDWFTPAGKNKPDILTVLISGGSAGVFGWAVATPMDVIKSRLQVDNLGQRKYRGLIHCIRVSVKEEGIRVLFKGLGLNCIRAFPVNMVVFVTYEGVMRLAEHLMK; from the exons ATGTCACTGTCAGTCTCCACAGTGTCGcttgtttcttctttttcatttGGGGCATACAGAAACTTCCTTTATAACATCTGCAGATTAAGATATGGCACTTCAGACGTGAAGCCATCAAAGGTGGATATTTCTGTTGCTGGATGTGCTACTGGTGCTGTTCGG GTGGTGCTAATATCGCCTACTGAAACAGCTAAAGTTCGAATGCAAACACAGAAGCAATCACATTACTCAGTTACAGCATCTCACCTCTCCAAGCCAAAGTATCAAGGACCTGTGCATTGTCTGAGGATGATAGCAAAGGAGGAAGGTTTTGGGGGTCTATACAAAGGTTGTTCTGCATTACTGTGCAGGGACTGCCACTCATTTGCAACATATTTCCTAACCTATAATATCCTGTGTGATTGGTTTACTCCCGCTGGAAAAAATAAACCAG ACATACTGACTGTGCTTATTTCTGGTGGCTCTGCTGGAGTGTTTGGGTGGGCCGTAGCTACTCCTATGGATGTAATTAAATCACGGCTGCAAGTAGATAACTTGGGCCAGCGCAAGTACAGAGGACTCATACACTGCATCCGAGTCAGCGTGAAAGAAGAAGGAATAAGAGTTCTTTTCAAAGGACTTGGATTAAACTGCATTCGTGCTTTTCCAGTGAACATGGTGGTGTTTGTAACATACGAAGGTGTAATGAGACTTGCAGAACATCTTATGAAGTAA